In a single window of the Rhodopirellula bahusiensis genome:
- a CDS encoding ABC-F family ATP-binding cassette domain-containing protein gives MAVLIQLRDAEKRFGDQVLLDGANTSLVDDVKVGFVGRNGAGKSTLLRILLGEEEVEKGEVIHHPNLRIGYLRQHDPFKEGESALDFLMRDSGEPDWRCGQVAGQFELKGDYLEGPVKALSGGWQTRVKLAALLLHDPNLLMLDEPTNFLDLRTQILLEHFLRDFGKAALIVSHDRAFLKATCSQTLELSRGQLTMFPGKIQEFLEYREERREHEKRVNATVVAKQKQLQRFIDKNRANASTASQARSKAKQLERLQTTEIVGDEPTVNIRAPRVQPRQGTAVRCEGLAIGYPGHVVAEDISLEIEHGQRAAIVGDNGQGKTTMLRTLVHSLDPIEGSMKWGHGIEIGTYAQHVYTTLDERQTILEHLEYASDPETTRQDVLAMAGALLFRDEHIQKKIKVLSGGERARVCMASLLLGTANVLVLDEPGNHLDVETVEALADALKLYKGTVIFTSHDRHFMAEVATNVIEVRDRRVRNYFGSYETYCEAVEKEIDEGERVRNANAKAAGVAPKTGASKSSGDSRQDQKDQRKREKEVKNLERKIAKLDDEKKDLNKQLLTETDPDEAVRLHDQMKEIESELGEAEERWMELSADQWE, from the coding sequence ATGGCCGTTTTAATTCAGCTCCGAGACGCCGAGAAACGGTTCGGCGACCAAGTCTTGCTCGACGGGGCCAACACATCGTTGGTCGATGACGTCAAGGTTGGCTTCGTGGGACGAAACGGAGCCGGGAAATCAACGTTGCTGCGAATCTTGCTTGGCGAAGAAGAGGTCGAAAAGGGCGAGGTGATTCACCATCCGAACCTGCGGATTGGCTATCTGCGTCAGCACGATCCCTTTAAAGAGGGTGAATCGGCACTCGATTTTCTGATGCGAGACAGCGGCGAACCTGATTGGCGATGCGGCCAAGTGGCTGGCCAATTCGAGCTGAAAGGGGATTATTTGGAGGGGCCCGTGAAGGCTCTCTCGGGCGGTTGGCAAACTCGCGTCAAACTGGCGGCGTTGTTGCTGCACGATCCTAATTTGCTGATGCTGGATGAACCGACGAACTTCTTGGATTTGCGTACCCAGATTCTGCTGGAGCACTTCTTGCGGGACTTCGGCAAAGCCGCGTTGATCGTCAGTCACGACCGGGCGTTTTTGAAGGCGACCTGCAGCCAGACGCTCGAACTTTCCCGCGGGCAACTGACAATGTTTCCCGGGAAGATCCAGGAATTTCTCGAATATCGCGAGGAACGACGCGAGCACGAAAAACGCGTCAACGCGACGGTGGTTGCCAAGCAAAAACAGCTGCAGCGTTTCATCGACAAAAACCGAGCCAATGCTTCCACGGCCAGTCAAGCTCGCAGCAAAGCGAAGCAACTCGAGCGATTGCAGACGACGGAGATTGTGGGTGATGAACCAACGGTCAACATCCGCGCGCCGCGTGTTCAGCCTCGACAAGGAACGGCCGTCCGATGCGAAGGGCTAGCGATCGGCTACCCAGGACACGTTGTCGCCGAAGACATCTCGTTGGAAATCGAACATGGCCAACGCGCCGCGATCGTGGGAGACAACGGTCAAGGGAAAACGACGATGCTGCGGACGCTGGTCCACTCGCTCGACCCCATCGAAGGCTCGATGAAATGGGGCCACGGAATCGAGATCGGGACCTACGCCCAGCACGTCTACACGACCTTGGATGAGCGCCAAACGATCCTGGAACATCTGGAGTACGCTTCGGATCCCGAAACAACTCGCCAAGACGTGTTGGCGATGGCGGGCGCACTGTTGTTTCGCGATGAGCACATTCAAAAGAAAATCAAAGTCCTCTCCGGTGGCGAGCGTGCTCGTGTATGCATGGCGAGTCTGTTGCTCGGTACCGCGAATGTCTTGGTGCTTGATGAGCCCGGTAACCACTTGGACGTGGAAACCGTTGAGGCTCTCGCGGATGCTTTGAAGCTCTACAAAGGCACTGTGATCTTCACCAGCCACGATCGTCACTTCATGGCCGAAGTGGCAACCAACGTCATCGAAGTCAGGGACCGCCGGGTTCGCAACTACTTCGGCAGCTATGAGACCTACTGCGAAGCCGTCGAGAAAGAAATTGACGAAGGCGAGCGGGTTCGCAACGCGAACGCGAAGGCGGCAGGAGTTGCTCCGAAGACGGGAGCATCTAAGAGCAGCGGTGATTCACGACAAGATCAGAAGGACCAGCGGAAACGCGAAAAAGAGGTCAAGAATCTCGAGCGAAAAATCGCCAAACTGGACGACGAGAAAAAGGATCTGAACAAGCAACTGTTGACTGAAACCGATCCAGACGAAGCGGTTCGTTTGCACGATCAGATGAAAGAGATCGAATCCGAGTTGGGCGAAGCCGAAGAGCGTTGGATGGAGCTGAGTGCGGACCAATGGGAGTGA
- a CDS encoding transposase gives MPWPEKNIQFTMLFERFAIDVLLGAQTVQVAKGILQSSWDETWHILKKIAKTIQERLPNVVIYCMHGITNAVAEGMNSKIMSIKRRVGGYRDRENFKTAIYFYYGGLDLYPR, from the coding sequence TTGCCATGGCCCGAAAAGAACATTCAGTTCACGATGTTATTTGAGCGATTTGCAATCGACGTGCTCTTGGGCGCTCAAACAGTTCAAGTAGCCAAAGGAATTCTACAATCCAGCTGGGATGAAACATGGCACATCCTGAAGAAGATTGCCAAAACCATCCAGGAACGATTGCCCAACGTTGTGATCTACTGCATGCACGGAATCACCAATGCCGTCGCGGAAGGCATGAACAGCAAGATCATGTCCATCAAGCGTCGGGTAGGCGGCTACCGAGATCGAGAGAATTTCAAAACGGCAATTTACTTCTACTATGGTGGACTCGATCTCTACCCACGATAA
- a CDS encoding beta strand repeat-containing protein: protein MIFQRMIDRLTGQNRRTNQADQAKSSRRGRRGRRRLKLESLQKRELMASDLAAISGIAYIDSDGSGTMDGGEPAIEGALITLYRDANSNGTLEIGTDVVEGTVTTVADGAYRFTNLDGSDASGTTATGVYFLTQEDAPGGADLSGLVFPDTATLTITDDTGVTAATIDAFSIDQPSQPITETVAGSTTTSSSGALTSGGDVIGDERDVEIFIDARTSGDSQFSIVTGSNELVFSNGGDVTATLLVQYDGVDADGGGLALDHTGLSSADLSNSDSAAGIVLSVRSDQVVTDGIEVRVYTDAANFSTATLSLPSNIAGPAQELFVPFSAFSDVGTGADFGDVGAIEVFVDAVGSNGGAGASSLDLFVSVLESQSSNENVLNLASIQPMELGGEVFIDDGGGTNQTNQNNGTRDAGEPDFPNPGAGNEIVVELYALSGPTDTVDAGDTPIATTTVAGGATSGAYTFTTLTSGDPLGPGTYAVVIPESEFATGQPLFGHSGSGTAAADTDLNANDDNDGTYVDGIGLVSGAITLEVNGEPTADGTDNNTNSTVDFGVVPNTDLRITKSLVTASSNLIAGGTAVFDLVIENLGPLDATDVSVDDFIPDGLTFDRIEDSGGGAVATTTTTEVGGAGREIRTFSVGALAASGSVTYRVFTDIDTDVSADPENEAHVSGFQVEVDNDPTNPDDSDPLLNNVSLANADVPIATLSVTKTDNLATVTAGNQLTYQITVTNTSTDNAINVTALDTLPTGVTFVSASFTDGSGSVSEVTAGPDIGKIQMVLGDLAAGEDETIEIIVTVDATIADGDSPLDNSVTATADNAPDVTTNDTTDVVREVDVTVAKTVIETRIPDDRTDGDDADDIIDSTSPFQVVAGGFVTYQVVVSNSGPSEARGVEVVDVLDAGLTLVAGSFDAGTSGITVVQTGQTLTFTVPDLDPSESLTFEFEVGIGSDELDVIANTATVSTTDPESDSNNNTSTVNIDPEARIDLILEKTAGETTVVPGADTVTYTFTVSHDDDSISDAIDSRITDTLPAGLSNVVITAAGSSTSNFNTTTRLLEVEYASIPVGTTQTFTVTADVDPTVTTDLVNSAAVAVPGVTELDSTNNTDTVTVGVTPEFDLTIAKTVQGGATTFGPDDTVTFNIVVSHDTDDDGTEADNGESPSTATGAIVTDTLPAGLTFASATSGGAAVTPTSTTNGVIVFPEFDLAPGTTRTLTITATVDDDASGSITNNVSLATDTGETQTDNNSASVPVTVVPEANVRVTKTVDVTTAQTGSELTYTVIVFNDGPSPADAVTAVDTLPAGLTFVSGTGPSGALSAAGQTVTVNGGTIASGSSFQFTIVASINDGVTADQVNSVSVSTSTAETNSTDNTASATTAIDQAINEISGNVYRDANSNGVRDAGEVGYEGVQLQLTGTLSDGSTFTPVTVTTDANGEYLFEDLLPGKYQVTRLSLPSGTSDGPEFPSTSEGTLGNGESIDDIDVGGTNPTVVALTDFTVVDNSKRSFLASFMQTPGIQNRPTDR from the coding sequence ATGATCTTCCAACGCATGATCGACCGTCTGACCGGTCAAAACCGTCGCACCAACCAAGCGGATCAAGCGAAATCCAGTCGTCGTGGTCGCCGAGGACGACGCCGTCTGAAATTGGAATCCCTGCAAAAACGTGAACTGATGGCAAGCGATTTGGCCGCCATCAGCGGCATCGCCTACATCGACAGCGATGGCAGCGGAACGATGGATGGGGGTGAACCCGCCATCGAAGGTGCGTTGATCACCTTGTACCGCGATGCCAACAGCAACGGAACACTGGAAATCGGCACCGACGTGGTCGAGGGCACCGTCACAACGGTCGCGGATGGAGCGTACCGCTTCACCAACCTGGATGGTTCCGATGCGAGCGGCACAACAGCCACCGGTGTGTACTTCCTGACGCAAGAAGACGCGCCGGGTGGGGCCGACCTCAGCGGTTTGGTTTTCCCTGATACCGCAACATTGACCATCACCGATGACACCGGTGTGACCGCAGCGACCATCGATGCATTCTCGATCGATCAACCTTCACAACCAATCACCGAAACGGTTGCCGGCAGCACCACCACCAGCAGCAGTGGTGCATTGACCTCCGGTGGTGATGTGATCGGTGACGAACGAGACGTGGAGATTTTCATCGACGCGAGAACCAGCGGCGATAGCCAGTTCTCGATCGTCACAGGTTCCAACGAACTCGTCTTCAGCAATGGTGGCGACGTCACGGCAACTCTGCTGGTGCAATATGACGGCGTGGATGCCGATGGTGGTGGATTGGCGCTTGATCACACCGGACTGAGCAGTGCCGACCTTTCGAACTCGGATTCAGCCGCCGGAATCGTGCTGTCGGTTCGCAGCGACCAGGTCGTGACCGATGGTATCGAAGTTCGGGTTTACACTGACGCGGCCAACTTCTCGACGGCCACACTCAGCTTGCCCAGCAACATCGCCGGACCTGCCCAAGAATTGTTTGTGCCCTTCAGTGCTTTCTCGGATGTAGGTACGGGAGCCGATTTTGGCGACGTTGGTGCCATCGAAGTCTTTGTCGATGCAGTCGGCAGCAACGGCGGTGCGGGTGCATCGAGTTTGGACCTGTTCGTTTCTGTTTTGGAATCACAAAGCAGCAATGAGAACGTGCTGAACTTGGCCAGTATACAGCCGATGGAATTGGGCGGTGAAGTCTTCATCGACGACGGCGGCGGAACCAACCAAACCAATCAAAACAACGGCACACGTGACGCTGGCGAACCCGATTTCCCCAACCCCGGTGCGGGCAATGAAATCGTGGTGGAACTCTACGCTTTGAGCGGACCAACTGACACGGTCGACGCTGGCGACACTCCGATCGCGACGACCACGGTCGCCGGTGGAGCCACCTCGGGTGCCTACACCTTCACCACGCTGACCAGCGGCGATCCACTTGGTCCTGGCACCTACGCAGTTGTGATTCCCGAATCAGAATTCGCAACCGGCCAACCGCTCTTTGGACACTCCGGCAGTGGCACCGCCGCCGCGGACACTGACCTGAATGCCAACGACGATAACGACGGCACCTACGTCGATGGAATCGGCTTGGTCAGCGGCGCGATCACCCTGGAAGTCAACGGAGAACCCACCGCTGACGGAACCGACAACAACACCAACTCAACCGTCGACTTCGGTGTGGTTCCCAACACCGACTTGCGAATCACTAAATCATTGGTGACCGCATCATCGAACTTGATCGCGGGCGGTACTGCGGTCTTCGACTTGGTGATTGAAAACTTGGGTCCATTGGATGCCACCGATGTCAGCGTGGATGACTTCATCCCCGATGGCCTGACCTTCGATCGAATCGAAGACAGTGGCGGCGGGGCAGTTGCCACCACCACGACGACCGAAGTGGGTGGTGCCGGCCGCGAGATCCGAACGTTCAGCGTCGGAGCCTTGGCCGCATCTGGATCGGTCACCTACCGAGTCTTCACCGACATCGACACCGATGTTTCAGCGGACCCTGAAAATGAAGCTCACGTCAGTGGTTTCCAAGTCGAAGTCGACAACGACCCGACCAACCCAGATGACTCCGATCCACTGTTGAACAACGTTTCGTTAGCGAACGCGGATGTTCCAATCGCGACGTTGAGCGTGACCAAAACGGACAACTTGGCGACCGTCACGGCGGGTAACCAACTGACCTATCAAATCACGGTCACCAACACCAGTACCGACAACGCAATCAACGTGACCGCACTGGACACGCTGCCAACGGGAGTGACGTTTGTTTCGGCAAGCTTCACTGACGGTTCGGGTTCGGTCAGCGAAGTGACCGCAGGCCCTGACATCGGCAAGATTCAGATGGTGCTGGGCGATTTGGCAGCCGGCGAAGACGAAACGATCGAGATCATTGTCACGGTCGATGCAACAATCGCCGACGGTGATTCGCCACTGGACAACTCGGTCACCGCAACGGCCGACAACGCACCCGATGTAACAACCAATGACACAACCGACGTTGTCCGCGAAGTCGATGTGACGGTCGCGAAAACGGTCATCGAAACTCGGATTCCCGATGATCGCACCGATGGCGATGACGCTGATGACATCATCGACAGCACTTCACCATTCCAGGTTGTCGCGGGCGGTTTTGTCACCTACCAAGTCGTGGTTTCCAACTCGGGACCATCGGAAGCTCGAGGCGTTGAAGTCGTCGATGTCTTGGACGCTGGATTGACACTGGTGGCCGGCAGCTTCGACGCAGGGACATCCGGAATCACTGTGGTTCAAACCGGTCAAACACTGACCTTCACGGTTCCTGACTTGGACCCCAGCGAGTCGCTGACCTTTGAATTTGAAGTCGGCATCGGCTCGGATGAACTCGACGTGATCGCCAACACGGCGACGGTCAGCACGACCGATCCTGAATCGGATTCCAACAACAACACCTCGACGGTCAACATCGATCCAGAAGCCCGGATCGACCTGATCTTAGAAAAGACGGCTGGCGAAACCACCGTGGTTCCTGGTGCCGACACTGTGACCTACACGTTCACGGTATCGCACGATGACGACAGCATCTCCGATGCGATCGACTCTCGCATCACTGACACGCTGCCTGCCGGATTATCCAACGTTGTGATCACGGCGGCTGGTTCATCCACTTCGAACTTCAACACCACCACTCGTTTGCTGGAAGTCGAATACGCTTCGATTCCCGTCGGAACGACTCAGACCTTCACGGTCACCGCCGATGTCGATCCAACCGTGACAACGGACTTGGTCAACTCGGCTGCCGTTGCCGTCCCCGGTGTGACCGAACTGGACAGCACCAATAACACCGACACCGTGACCGTTGGCGTGACTCCTGAGTTCGACCTGACGATTGCCAAAACCGTCCAAGGCGGTGCCACCACATTCGGTCCAGATGACACGGTGACGTTCAACATCGTTGTCTCGCACGACACCGATGACGATGGCACCGAAGCAGACAACGGTGAAAGCCCATCGACGGCGACGGGTGCCATTGTCACCGATACACTGCCGGCCGGATTGACATTCGCATCCGCCACATCAGGCGGTGCCGCGGTCACACCGACCAGCACCACCAATGGCGTAATCGTGTTCCCTGAATTCGATCTTGCTCCTGGCACGACTCGAACGCTGACCATCACCGCAACGGTCGATGATGATGCGTCAGGTTCGATCACGAACAACGTCTCGCTGGCAACCGATACCGGCGAAACGCAGACCGACAACAACTCAGCATCTGTCCCTGTCACAGTAGTTCCCGAAGCCAACGTGCGAGTCACAAAAACGGTGGACGTGACCACGGCTCAAACCGGTAGCGAACTGACCTACACGGTCATCGTCTTCAACGACGGTCCGTCACCAGCAGACGCCGTCACCGCGGTTGACACGCTGCCAGCAGGACTGACGTTCGTCAGCGGCACGGGACCAAGCGGAGCCTTGTCCGCAGCCGGTCAGACAGTCACCGTCAACGGTGGAACGATCGCCTCGGGCAGTTCATTCCAGTTCACGATCGTTGCTTCGATCAACGACGGTGTGACGGCTGACCAAGTCAACAGCGTTTCAGTTTCTACCTCAACCGCAGAAACCAACTCGACCGACAACACGGCTTCGGCCACCACGGCGATAGACCAGGCGATCAACGAGATCTCCGGCAACGTGTACCGCGACGCCAATAGCAATGGTGTCCGCGACGCGGGTGAGGTCGGCTACGAAGGCGTTCAGTTGCAACTGACCGGTACCCTGTCCGATGGCAGCACTTTCACTCCCGTGACCGTGACCACGGATGCCAACGGCGAATACCTGTTCGAGGACCTGCTGCCTGGCAAGTACCAAGTGACTCGGTTGTCCTTGCCAAGTGGCACAAGTGACGGGCCCGAATTCCCCAGCACATCCGAAGGCACCTTGGGCAACGGTGAAAGCATCGACGACATTGATGTCGGTGGCACCAACCCGACCGTTGTGGCGTTGACCGACTTCACAGTTGTCGACAACAGCAAACGCAGCTTCCTGGCATCGTTCATGCAAACGCCAGGCATTCAGAATCGTCCAACGGATCGTTGA
- a CDS encoding FG-GAP-like repeat-containing protein produces MKSGGSLLFVFVLLWLPGCQPSDQTNASQTNSGRETGDTTAASNGLSGDTSTGKNPGSSQQIRQQISAAVAARDPQLLRSVSRRAMLASGDDSGVYETLGNAWNTLGETDDAIKMFDAAIELADVPSADLFEKTGHAYMSVGRTFDTIELMKRCVELHPKDSERRVSLLGLMMSQGLDREAVVHLRYLIQRGQAGVSELVIASDLSRPQADNEMCRQALKLNPSDLRPQYAMTRFDAYHHRWDVVHEQLQPVVSAHPKFVPAWAFLTRAAVELNDLDTLQQIAAQEFPKGYEEHPQVWLARGVWADRIGDVSLAAAAYSEAVRLAPNHHEALTKLTAALARSGDLEISQTVAERAGQVNELREAVDGFLSWRRNSQRLAVVIAEKLQQLGRQWEAVVWLRTAFSLPQDPVENIKPAYMAARSNLTGQTPWQTFDSQWKFDKSATSQKFAKIKEQGWFNQTSTTDPSTKASSGGSPRKSPTRSISDRKYRMIDEAAARGLSHTVGMKRPSAKDGLWLWQSGLGGAGVLDLDLDGWPDLHLTASGGGQPGKRESQPNTTARNLAGNFVDVSRESGLADTGFTQGVSIGDFDADGFPDCVIANIGINTLYRNNGDGTFTDVTRWMFDDPDAAMTSDGNARTEVGTDSRNTWTSSAAMADIDQDGLTDLIEVNYCGGRAPYQQRCLDGKIDAYRSCQPNSLPTERDRVYRNRGLLAPTPLFEDQTDSWFSDSDPGRGLGILVGQIDGTEGLDLYVSNDMTANHFWRFDSVTKTLNEQATIRGVAFNHQSAAEASMGIAATDADGDLDLDLLVTHFTDESNTFYEQIRDGLFQDTTDSVQLGDSSQDMLGFGTQFVDLDGDSIDELLVANGHIDDFSHKGLQYEMPAQLFALDKGNKWQWVRDSATGPYFEEPRMGRAMATLDANRDGQTDLVVTDLFRPTALLVNQTPRVSEIMTVRVVGVESERDAVGTTVLVTSSNGTQMRQRMAGSGYQCSNEPILTFAIPEKDSEVSIEVQWPRGLTQNITVALPQRELLLVEPSDDN; encoded by the coding sequence ATGAAATCCGGCGGCAGCCTCCTTTTCGTCTTTGTGCTTCTTTGGCTGCCTGGTTGCCAACCAAGCGATCAAACCAACGCTTCGCAAACCAATTCGGGCCGCGAAACGGGTGATACGACGGCTGCATCCAATGGACTTTCGGGCGACACCTCCACGGGAAAGAACCCAGGCAGCTCACAGCAGATTCGGCAGCAAATCTCCGCCGCCGTCGCCGCCCGCGACCCTCAGTTGCTGAGATCCGTTTCGCGACGGGCGATGCTCGCCTCCGGCGATGACTCAGGCGTCTACGAGACACTCGGCAACGCGTGGAACACACTGGGCGAAACCGACGATGCAATCAAGATGTTCGATGCGGCAATCGAATTGGCAGATGTTCCGTCGGCAGATCTGTTCGAAAAGACCGGCCACGCCTACATGTCGGTAGGAAGAACCTTCGATACGATCGAATTGATGAAACGCTGTGTCGAGCTGCATCCGAAAGACTCCGAGCGCAGGGTCTCTTTGCTCGGGTTGATGATGAGCCAAGGCCTCGATCGCGAAGCGGTGGTGCACCTGCGCTACCTGATCCAAAGGGGACAAGCCGGGGTTTCCGAACTTGTGATTGCGAGTGACTTGTCACGTCCGCAGGCCGACAACGAAATGTGTCGCCAAGCATTGAAATTGAACCCGTCGGATCTGCGACCTCAATATGCGATGACGCGATTCGATGCGTACCATCATCGATGGGACGTGGTGCACGAACAATTGCAACCTGTGGTCTCGGCGCATCCAAAATTCGTCCCGGCATGGGCATTCCTGACCCGTGCAGCGGTTGAACTGAATGACCTGGACACTTTGCAGCAAATTGCTGCTCAGGAATTCCCAAAAGGCTACGAGGAACATCCGCAGGTTTGGTTGGCGAGAGGTGTTTGGGCCGATCGAATCGGTGACGTCTCGCTCGCCGCCGCTGCATACTCGGAAGCCGTTCGGCTCGCGCCAAACCACCATGAAGCACTGACCAAGCTGACCGCCGCGTTGGCGAGATCAGGCGATCTCGAGATTAGCCAAACGGTGGCGGAACGCGCGGGACAGGTCAACGAACTAAGAGAAGCCGTCGATGGTTTTCTAAGCTGGCGGCGAAACTCGCAACGTCTCGCGGTTGTGATTGCTGAAAAACTGCAGCAACTTGGCCGTCAATGGGAAGCTGTCGTCTGGCTGCGAACTGCTTTCTCATTGCCGCAAGACCCGGTCGAGAACATCAAGCCAGCGTACATGGCAGCCAGGAGCAATTTGACCGGCCAAACACCTTGGCAGACATTCGACTCACAGTGGAAATTTGACAAATCAGCAACAAGCCAAAAGTTTGCAAAGATCAAAGAGCAGGGTTGGTTCAACCAAACATCCACAACCGATCCTTCGACAAAAGCATCCTCAGGAGGATCGCCACGGAAATCTCCGACTCGAAGCATCAGCGACCGCAAGTATCGAATGATCGATGAAGCCGCTGCGAGAGGACTATCACACACGGTTGGAATGAAACGCCCATCAGCAAAAGATGGGCTGTGGCTGTGGCAATCAGGACTGGGTGGCGCCGGGGTGCTGGATCTCGACTTGGATGGCTGGCCCGATCTTCACTTAACAGCATCCGGCGGCGGACAGCCAGGAAAACGTGAAAGCCAACCCAATACGACCGCTCGAAACTTGGCTGGGAATTTTGTCGACGTCTCGAGAGAAAGCGGCCTGGCAGACACGGGATTCACTCAGGGTGTCAGCATCGGCGACTTCGATGCGGATGGATTCCCCGATTGTGTGATCGCGAACATCGGCATCAACACACTGTACAGAAACAACGGCGATGGCACGTTCACCGATGTCACTCGGTGGATGTTTGACGATCCAGATGCAGCAATGACATCGGACGGAAACGCACGAACCGAAGTCGGAACGGACTCTCGCAATACATGGACATCATCCGCCGCGATGGCAGACATTGACCAAGACGGATTGACGGACCTGATCGAGGTCAACTATTGCGGCGGTCGTGCGCCGTATCAACAACGATGCCTGGATGGAAAGATCGACGCGTATCGATCCTGTCAGCCGAATTCACTGCCGACAGAGCGGGACCGGGTTTATCGCAACCGGGGCCTTCTCGCACCGACGCCTCTGTTTGAGGACCAAACTGATTCCTGGTTCTCCGACAGCGACCCGGGTCGAGGATTGGGGATTCTCGTCGGACAGATTGATGGAACCGAAGGGTTGGATCTCTACGTTTCAAACGACATGACGGCCAATCATTTCTGGCGTTTCGACTCCGTCACCAAGACATTGAATGAACAAGCCACCATTCGCGGCGTTGCGTTCAACCATCAGTCCGCCGCCGAAGCCTCCATGGGAATCGCGGCAACGGACGCGGATGGTGACCTGGATCTTGATCTGCTTGTTACCCACTTCACCGACGAATCCAACACCTTCTACGAACAAATTCGAGACGGGCTCTTTCAGGACACGACGGATTCCGTGCAACTCGGTGACTCCAGCCAAGACATGCTCGGATTCGGAACTCAATTTGTCGACTTGGATGGTGATTCGATCGATGAATTGCTGGTCGCAAACGGTCACATCGATGACTTCTCTCACAAGGGCCTGCAGTATGAAATGCCGGCCCAGCTCTTCGCCCTGGACAAGGGCAACAAATGGCAATGGGTTCGCGATTCGGCCACCGGACCATACTTCGAAGAGCCACGCATGGGACGAGCAATGGCGACGCTGGATGCCAACCGAGACGGTCAAACTGACTTGGTCGTCACCGACTTGTTTCGCCCCACGGCGCTGCTAGTCAATCAAACGCCTCGCGTATCCGAGATCATGACCGTGCGAGTCGTCGGCGTCGAATCAGAACGAGATGCGGTCGGGACAACCGTTTTGGTGACCAGCAGCAACGGCACCCAAATGCGACAACGAATGGCGGGATCGGGTTACCAATGCTCAAACGAACCGATCCTAACGTTCGCGATTCCAGAAAAGGATTCAGAGGTCTCCATTGAAGTTCAATGGCCGAGAGGTCTCACGCAGAACATCACCGTTGCGTTGCCTCAGCGAGAACTTTTGTTGGTTGAGCCGTCTGACGACAACTGA
- a CDS encoding BBP7 family outer membrane beta-barrel protein, with translation MLLISVCETQNASGQQYAVVPVNGNAIDPYATAAYNSGSQGGGFLAGFPSQQFPSNLFVTEVAAQDRFWLRTDYIRWWADGMETPALATTSPNGTAQSDAGVLGLANTQTLYGGEINDESTNGIRFRGGFFVTPTSAFGIEGEYFRIGSNESGFSRNGGTQILARPFYRTDTDIETSQLINYPGVVDGSLSIGASSKLNSYLVNGRVALCPTCGGNCVACRNTDRVDWLIGYRHIELDEALTFSETLDSQLTAAPGTIVLNEAFRTSNEFDGLQLGVVYQANLKRIWLESLLRVAVGTNKQTVSINGNTTITESGVTDNYTGGLYAQRDNSGTFSRDEFTMVPEVGFTLGVHLTSCLDATVGYSLLYLPNVVRPGDQIDRDVDPDLLAPPGVVTSPSRPEFRFIQNDYVAHGLSFGGQLRF, from the coding sequence TTGCTGCTGATTTCGGTTTGTGAAACTCAAAACGCGAGCGGTCAACAGTACGCGGTCGTTCCGGTCAATGGAAATGCAATCGATCCGTACGCCACCGCGGCCTACAACAGTGGCTCCCAAGGTGGCGGTTTTCTCGCGGGTTTCCCGAGTCAACAATTTCCGTCCAATCTGTTTGTGACCGAGGTCGCGGCTCAGGATCGTTTTTGGCTTCGCACCGACTACATCCGTTGGTGGGCCGATGGCATGGAGACTCCCGCTTTGGCGACGACCAGCCCCAATGGCACCGCTCAAAGCGATGCGGGCGTCCTAGGATTGGCGAACACCCAAACCCTGTATGGAGGTGAGATCAACGACGAAAGCACCAATGGAATTCGATTCCGCGGTGGCTTCTTTGTCACGCCCACCTCAGCGTTTGGAATTGAAGGAGAATACTTCCGAATCGGATCCAACGAATCAGGGTTCAGCCGCAACGGTGGCACTCAAATCCTGGCTCGCCCCTTCTATCGAACCGACACCGACATCGAGACCTCTCAGCTGATCAACTATCCTGGTGTGGTTGATGGCAGCCTGTCGATTGGCGCCAGCTCCAAACTCAATTCCTACTTGGTCAACGGACGCGTCGCATTGTGCCCCACGTGCGGCGGAAACTGTGTGGCTTGCCGCAATACCGACCGAGTCGACTGGCTGATCGGATATCGACACATCGAACTGGATGAAGCCCTGACCTTTTCCGAAACGCTCGACTCTCAGCTCACCGCGGCCCCCGGCACGATCGTTCTGAACGAAGCGTTTCGGACCAGCAACGAATTCGACGGGTTGCAACTGGGAGTGGTTTACCAAGCCAACTTGAAACGAATTTGGCTCGAGAGCCTCTTGCGAGTCGCGGTCGGCACAAACAAGCAAACCGTTTCGATCAACGGGAACACGACCATCACCGAATCCGGAGTAACGGACAACTACACCGGAGGACTCTACGCCCAACGAGACAACTCGGGGACATTCAGTCGCGACGAGTTCACGATGGTTCCCGAAGTCGGATTCACACTTGGTGTTCACCTCACCAGTTGCCTGGACGCGACGGTCGGCTACTCCCTGCTCTATCTTCCAAACGTCGTTCGCCCCGGTGACCAAATCGATCGCGACGTTGATCCCGATCTGCTGGCACCACCCGGTGTCGTGACGTCGCCGTCACGTCCCGAATTTCGGTTCATCCAAAACGACTATGTGGCTCATGGGTTAAGTTTTGGCGGACAGCTTCGATTTTAA